A genome region from Yoonia vestfoldensis includes the following:
- a CDS encoding nickel/cobalt transporter, whose translation MRRLAVILLAVIAAAALWLWVFGGADQIARQAGAAQMQVQNAMAAALRALQQGDRAAVLTLWGLCFAYGFVHAAGPGHGKLVIGGYGLGARVPLGRLAGLALAASLAQAMTAVALVYGAVWALGWGRAQMTGLADDVLEPLSYALIAGVGLWLVLRGARHLRGLRQPVHGHDAVCASCGHAHGPSVAEAAAVRSWRDAVAIIAAIAVRPCTGAVFLLILTWRFGLDWAGIIGAFVMGLGTASITMLVAFAAVGLRETTLQLVSNRGTARMMASVEIAAGALVTLLALQLVLRSI comes from the coding sequence ATGCGCCGGCTTGCTGTAATCCTGCTGGCCGTGATCGCGGCGGCGGCGCTATGGCTTTGGGTCTTTGGCGGGGCGGATCAGATCGCGCGGCAGGCCGGTGCCGCGCAGATGCAGGTGCAAAATGCGATGGCAGCGGCCTTGCGCGCGCTTCAACAAGGCGACAGGGCGGCGGTGCTGACGCTTTGGGGGCTGTGTTTTGCCTATGGCTTTGTCCATGCGGCCGGGCCCGGGCATGGCAAGCTGGTGATTGGCGGCTACGGGCTTGGCGCGCGGGTGCCCTTGGGGCGGCTGGCGGGGCTGGCGCTGGCCGCGTCGCTGGCGCAGGCGATGACGGCGGTGGCGCTGGTTTACGGTGCTGTCTGGGCGCTGGGCTGGGGCCGCGCGCAGATGACCGGGCTGGCCGATGATGTGCTGGAACCTCTGAGCTATGCGCTGATCGCGGGTGTCGGGCTGTGGCTGGTGCTGCGCGGTGCGCGCCATCTGCGCGGCTTGCGCCAGCCTGTCCATGGACATGACGCCGTCTGCGCCAGCTGCGGCCATGCCCATGGGCCAAGCGTCGCAGAGGCCGCCGCCGTGCGGTCATGGCGCGATGCCGTCGCGATCATCGCGGCCATCGCGGTGCGCCCCTGCACCGGCGCGGTGTTCCTGCTGATCCTGACGTGGCGGTTCGGTCTGGACTGGGCGGGGATCATCGGGGCCTTTGTGATGGGGCTGGGCACCGCCAGTATCACGATGCTGGTCGCCTTTGCCGCTGTCGGTCTGCGCGAAACTACCCTGCAATTGGTCAGCAATCGCGGCACCGCGCGGATGATGGCCAGCGTCGAGATTGCCGCCGGCGCGCTGGTCACGCTGCTCGCCTTGCAGTTGGTGCTGCGCAGCATCTGA